A genome region from Dreissena polymorpha isolate Duluth1 chromosome 16, UMN_Dpol_1.0, whole genome shotgun sequence includes the following:
- the LOC127861985 gene encoding uncharacterized protein LOC127861985 isoform X2 translates to MAVREYRERIDIAQLTNDDLYKRYRVNHATLAYIIAQLDAALAPNTDRSHSLSTGYKVLITLRFPNVIGVIDGTHVQIQAPSIDEPMYVNRMGYHSINTQVMFLKIVKYVTK, encoded by the exons ATGGCAGTTCGGGAGTATCGTGAGCGAATTGACATTGCACAGTTGACCAATGATGATCTGTACAAGAGGTATCGTGTGAACCATGCCACATTGGCATATATAATTGCCCAGCTGGATGCTGCCTTAGCCCCCAATACTGACAGGAGCCACAGCCTTTCTACTGGCTACAAGGTCTTGATCACACTGAG attccCAAATGTGATCGGTGTCATAGATGGGACTCATGTACAGATCCAGGCACCATCTATTGATGAACCCATGTACGTGAACAGAATGGGTTACCATTCCATCAACACACAGGTAAtgtttcttaaaattgtgaaatatgtcacAAAGTGA
- the LOC127861985 gene encoding putative nuclease HARBI1 isoform X1, with protein MAVREYRERIDIAQLTNDDLYKRYRVNHATLAYIIAQLDAALAPNTDRSHSLSTGYKVLITLRYLATGVIQLNTGDLHSVAQSSVSRAVSQTLDELSSQNVVRRHIRFPTTIESLNRNKQGFFHIARFPNVIGVIDGTHVQIQAPSIDEPMYVNRMGYHSINTQVMFLKIVKYVTK; from the exons ATGGCAGTTCGGGAGTATCGTGAGCGAATTGACATTGCACAGTTGACCAATGATGATCTGTACAAGAGGTATCGTGTGAACCATGCCACATTGGCATATATAATTGCCCAGCTGGATGCTGCCTTAGCCCCCAATACTGACAGGAGCCACAGCCTTTCTACTGGCTACAAGGTCTTGATCACACTGAGGTACCTGGCTACCGGTGTGATACAGCTCAACACCGGTGATCTGCACTCTGTAGCTCAATCAAGTGTTTCGAGAGCAGTATCTCAAACACTTGATGAACTGAGCTCCCAAAATGTTGTGAGGAGACACATTAGATTCCCAACAACCATTGAGTCATTAAACAGGAATAAACAAGGATTTTTTCATATTGCTAG attccCAAATGTGATCGGTGTCATAGATGGGACTCATGTACAGATCCAGGCACCATCTATTGATGAACCCATGTACGTGAACAGAATGGGTTACCATTCCATCAACACACAGGTAAtgtttcttaaaattgtgaaatatgtcacAAAGTGA